Below is a genomic region from Castanea sativa cultivar Marrone di Chiusa Pesio chromosome 2, ASM4071231v1.
TGATTATTACTGAAGGCTCCCCGAATTTGTAAATAATCATTGTATGACATGAGAGGGTGTGCCACGGATCCTGGAATTAGACGATAACCAACATTGTTCCCAacatttgttttcttattagGATTCACAACTACTAGCTCAGCTTGTTTCAAGCCAAACTGAATTCGGGCATCAGATTCTGTTTTGGCAGTTTCACTCACTACTGTCCAATAACTTTTTCTTGGTGAGCTAGGGTTAGTTACTTTGATTGTTTCCAAATTGTTTTTGACAAAGGAATTGGCTTTACCATCCACATCGAGGTCAAGATAGTACGTCAAGAAGTGGTCATGATACACGCCGATAGTGTTTTCTGCTAACAATGTGCCATGCGCATTCTTCTTTATTTGATCTTTGTGAGTATATGTGACACCCTTCACGTCTAGAACTCCTGATATTCCAACCTATTAAGATAATTTGAGAAGGGCTCACATTAAGAGACAAAGAAATCAATATTGGTGTTACCATTTTACTCAAGTTTGTGAGGTAGGAAGACATACTTTTAACTCatagtacaaaaaaatttagctttgtTGAAAAACAACGGTAAGTCTAAAgttacaaaaaaattcacaattgtTGCAATGAGAAATTATGATTAatgtacaaaaaagaaattatgtttgttgtaaaaaattactttctcaacaattgtaaaatttgttatgagaTTTATTGGTGAttgtaatatttttcaaaaaataattctcAAAATGATAAAATACCCCCAATTTAATGGAGCCACTTGGCTTGAATTCCCAATCGATAATGTAATCATAGTTGCCCACTGTTGCGACCATCCTCACCACTAGGCTCACCTCTGGCCTAACTTCCGTAAACTGCAATACCATATAATTGTCAAATAAAACTACTACATGTCCAAACAATACagcaacaataacaacaattacaaaaaatatcacTTACAACTTTCCTAGGAATACCCGATTCAGTGTGACGCCACATTATATTTCCAGCATGATTTTCGAAAATGCAAAAGGCATTAGATATCTTCGCTGGTGTACCATCGTTACTAGAAAAGTATGCGTCTAAAAATACTGCATTGGCAGGACAATCGGCAAAGGGCTTGAGTGACACTGCAGATAGACCAAACCCATATTCACCACTATCAAAATAGCTTTAGTAGTACCATTCCTCTGATGGGTCCATGTATGGCACAAACATCTCAGATATGAATCCTCTATACAAAACTCGGCGATATTTTTGCTTCTCCAGGTCATAAATTGATGCTAGAGAAATTATCGGACCAGCTCGAACGTCAAATCCTAGATGGAATTTCCAGCTGGCCCAACTAATCACAAAGAAAAATTGAGGCTTgttaatttttcagtttcaagAACATGTAATCCCAGTCCTACCCTTTAAATAAGGATTAGGTTGGAATTGCAATAAGTTTTTTAACAACTTGTGTATAAAATTGGTAGTATCTCTAGTTTCACTCTAAGCCATAGATATATAGAAAACAGAGAGTCCCAAGGTTAGGACCCTTTAATAATAGCCATTCATGTGTATAAACCTTAGGTTGAGTAATACAATACAATAGATCATATAACATTATTGTTGTACTATTATGTATACTATTATGTATACTAGTGGAACTACAGGCGATCCCAAGGGTGTAATGATATCCAATGATAGCATTATTGCTCTTTTAGCTGGAGTGAAGCGCCTTCTGGAGAGTGTTAATGAAAAGGTGACCGACAAAGATGTGTATCTTTCATATCTTCCTCTTGCTCATATTTTTGATCGGGTGATTGAGGAGCTATTTATTTTAACTGGGGCCTCAATAGGGTTCTTGCGTGGGGATGTCAAACTATTGGTTGAGGACCTTGGGGAGCTAAAACCGACAATTTTCTGTGCTGTCCCCCGTGTGTTGGATAGAATTTACTCAGGATTGAATCAGAAGATTTCTTCAGGGGgcttattgaaaaaaataagttgatgGTCAATGACCTATGTTGCACAGATACCACATTTTTGGCCGAATACCCGAGTCCACCACATGTCGGACACGAGTACTAGTAAGACATACCCAAAATCCATGTCCAAaggtctcttttttttctttttctttttttgaaattttgacacGGCTCTAACACGGTGGACAtgataaatcttaaaaaaaaaattaaaaaaaagctcAAGATTGTGCTGAGCTCCCACCCCCTTCTCACTCCTCAGCTGAGCTCCTCTTCTCATCGTTTGTGCTGAGATCAGTGAGTTGGCAGCCACTGTAGGGCGTAGATCGGTGACGACCATAGCTTCTCCAGCAACCCCAAAGCCTCTCTCCTTCTgacgtttctctctctctcaagtatCACGCTTGTCTCTCCTTCATTTCCGtcaatctttctttctttttcttttttctttttttccttttttttcttatttacaaTGGCTCTTTGAATTTGGGTTTACACGCATGTTCTTATACCTAATAggtttagtatttttttattttgtttggttttatgattttaattttatacgTGTTGTTTTTCCCTTGAAATTTGCCTCTGCCTTATAATGTTTACTTGTTTATTATGAGTttagtgttttttgtttttgtgtcctgctacaattttttttattaaatttaaattatagacGTAAACATATTTGaagtctaaaaatatttttaaaatatatatttaaatataaatattaattaattgtcatACTCTTATCGTTTTTAAAAATTGTCGTACCTTTATATTCATACTCGTACCCGTGTCCATGCAATATAGTTAATgactttagattacaaaaaatacaaatatatatatatatatatatatatatatatatatatataaaggattcATAGTCCATGTAATATCTCTAACAAAGACatttaaatagaataaaaagAAGACTGACCTGATAGTGTGCCCGCGAATCTTAAACCCTGGTCCATCAGGATTCACCAAGGTTGCACCATTTAAACGAGGACCAAAGGGTGGCTCTAGCTTTGATTCCCTGAACTCCGTTCCCTCAGCTTTTGGCACAGGCACAATAAACCTATCATAGTATTCAACTATCTTCATTTCATCAATATCAACCACCAACGTTATTCCCTCCACTGGCCTCACATACAAATTCACAGTTCCATctacataaaaacacaaaaccttCAACACCCTTTTGCTCTTCAACTCTCCAAACCACCCAACTGTAAAAGTTGAGTAAACAACTTCAGATAAGTTTAAGCCTCTCTTCTCAGTGGATTCAATAAAGGGTTTATATGTTTGTGGCAATTCCATTGCAGCCAATTGTTCTTCATAGGTAAGCAAAGGGTAGCCGTGTCCGTTGTAAACTTTATCAGAGAGTATCGCATGGGTCGATAGGTCGACTATGATCTCGTGGGATTGTTTATCGAGACGTGCAATCACAAAGGCACGGCGAGGTGGTGGTTTGGACTTGGGTTTTGATAGCCATAAAAGGATGGCAGGTTTGTCTGGCTCGTCCAAACCTACGTACTGTAAAGTTATGTTGAGCTTTGAGCTGGGGTATAATTTATGGACGATGTTTCCAACCTGGGTGAACTCGGAAGGGGTTAGAGGGTCTAGAGGGTGGGGCCGGTGGCTTGAGACAAGTGAGAAGATGTACAGGGATAGGAGTAAGAAAAGTTTTAGTTTCAAAGTTGTAGCCATGGTTGTGTGGAGAGTTATTAAGCCTCTTTGCTCTTAAATAAGCATTTCTTTAACAATTTTAGTGAATGCATGATTTGCGTAAAGTTTTCTTATGTCAGTGAATagatttaatattaataaataataagtttaaCTTACTCTTGTTATCCTTTATTGGTAAATATGGTGAGCTACTATATTTACTATACTTACAAACTTATAATTTGGTTAGGTTTAGTGTTTGTCAAAAATAGTTTATGACGATATAAACTACAAGTCTAAGAACACAAAGAATTTCACATCAAAGTGATGAGAACGATGATTCCATGTAGGAATGATGTtgtatcaattataatttgtcaactcaacaaattatgaaaaaaattataaaatttgttatgcaTGTAGCGTTACTACAATGtaaattttgttgaattgtAATATTGATATTTAAGTGCAAGTCCAAGATTCAACTCAAGTTAAGACTATTTTggatctctctatctctctctcattgcCTGTTGATTGATCATCACCATTGTCATTGCCTCCACCCACCTACCATGAACTATTATCATTAATTCCAATATCATCATCACTActgatataaaatttgttataactaATTTaataccttaatttttttttatatagatattcCCAGCCAAATAATAAAAGCTTAATtgattataatgaaattttcataaatttatatcccatcattttaaaatttctaatattttttcaattttttagtcTCAACACAACATAAAGTTGTCAATGTATCTATCTATGTATGctatattataaaagttggatCTCCAAAACTGGTTGATGCCCACAATGATGCTATGTCACTTTCTTCAAGCATAAAATGATGACACTTATGTTTTcttaataacataattaaaacaattatcttctaaaaaaaaaaaattacagcaaTTAGTATCTTTTAAAAACTAACCATatatgttttttcttcttctccttatctctctctccttaATAATTAGTATATGCCATtaattgctaaaaaatttattctaaaaaatactttaaaaattgACCATTTATGATTTTACTTTCCTTAAACCTTATCTCtctatatttctctctcttcttgtttttatttttttacaaaaatgttatctctcttctttttaattagtAGTATATACATTTGATttcaccaaaaaagaagaaggctaAAATTCAAATTGCACCCTCTAAGTTTGGTTAATATTCATTTTAGTACTCAAACTTTACTTTCACTCAATTAAgtcttctaagtttcaaatttattcaatttaggaTGATCTATTCAATTTTGGATGATCTAttcaattttgttataaattttccttgcaaaatattattttctcatgaaaaaatatataaattaataaaagtattatatagattttttatgtaagaattaaaaaaaaaaaatcattagttaATTCCATACTTaatggcaattttttaaaactaaattgGAAAAATTGCCTAAATTGAATAACtttgaaacttagagaactCAATTGAacgaaagttagaggactgaaatgaatttcAGTCAAACTTAGAGTATGCACTTtgtattttaaccaaaaaaataacataacatATGCGATTTCTTAATAccataattacaaaaattaatatctatataaaaaaataaaaaaaaaactaactatttatgtcttttcttcttctccttacctctctctattttcttctcaaaaaatatctATCTCTATCCTTATTACTTAGCATATGCCATTAATTGCTAAAAGCTTATAATaaacaaatgataaaaaatgacaatttttgtttttactttccTTAAGCCTCATCTCACTTCTTAATTTAGTAGCATATACAATTAATTTCtccaaataaaacaaactaaccatctttttttttttccttcccacAAACTGCATCGCTCCATTATATATACTATATCATGTCATTGTCACTTTCTCCAAACataaatgatgacatatatactttttttgatactataattacaaaaattaatatctttaaaaaaaaaaaaaaaactaatcatttatgcttcttcttcttcttcttcttcttcttcttcttcttctctctctctctctctctctctctctctccttgttAATTGGCATTTGCCATTGATTGCTAaaaatttttctaaacaaatgctaaaaaaatgaccatttatatatgtttttacttTCCTTAAACCAATcaatatcttaaaaaaaaaaaaaaccatttattctctctctctctctctctctctctctctctccttattaaTTAGCATATGCCATtaattgctaaaaaatttattctaaacAAATGCTAAaaaagtgacattttttttctttaaaccttATCTCTCtatatttctcctttttttttttattaccatataaaaaaaaaaagtcatctcTATGCTCTTCTTAATTAGTAGCATATAcagttaatttctccaaaaaaaaaaaaaaagatcatttatgttttttttcccaCCTTCTCTTAAAAGTTTTTATGACTTTTGAGTTAAGTTTGTGgtgtgtttttgtgttggaacctcttttcctcttccttgtgtgtgtatatatgtgtgtttgtttctaaaataaaaaaaaataaaaaaaattgttttcttacTTCCCCTAAACCACATCACATTtcgaaaattgttatttttaaataattttagtaaCTAAAAAATGGATTGAAGTTGAATGGATTGGACCAAATGGAGTAATGTGAAGCAGACCAAGATCGACTGAAGTGGATCAAATGGACTAAAATGCTATGCTGATATAACTCAAtagaaatataagaataataaatattacgcttcaacttttagatattatagATAGATTCATAATTCACGTATATTATGATAATCATTGACATTATTGAACTCCTCTATTTTACTACACCTTAATGTAAAACCACATCGATAGGTTGGGAAGTTATGCCACTGTACAACATTTGGAGGTCTTTCAAACTGCTGTCAAAGGGAAACGTAGGACCCAATAATAAGTTCTTCAGTTTTTAGGTTACTATGGGACAATTAAAGCGCGCAGGACCCAATTTCAacattttttcccccttttttcttgttaaaataattttgttggcCTTATGGGTCACCCTAAGGAGTCGCTGTAATGTGCAAGCATAGCATATTGGTGCTTGACAGCCCAGCCTGTGGAACATCGCATTGTAAGACCTCTTATGCCCACTTGCAACATGTATAGAGGCCGGACTTTGCGTCCTGCAAAAACTAAAATGCGTCTCTTCTTAACATAAATTGGTTTAGAAGTAGCGTATTGCGGTCTTAGCAAATTTCaagtaagaaaataaataaataaataccttTAAAATTGGATACTTCTTACCCTCTAAAATTGGATACTTCCTACCTTCCTAGAAAGATAGTTAAATGATGACTTTACCCATATGTTTGGATGGGGGGAAATGAGAGGAAGTAAGCAGAGgcacaagaagaaaagaatatattatattttaatacatTCTTACCATCTTCTTCTCTACTTTCCTCTCCTATTTCTCCATCTCCCCCATTTTATACATAGATGTGTCCTAGATTATGCTATGACAAACGCTTTAGTCAAGCTCAagattaaaccaaaaaaaaaaaatcaagttaatCTGATAGGATGGACAGTGGACACCGCATGCTCCAAATTTCTCCTCTAAGGGCTTCAGGAATGGCATATTATAGTTTATAGATAGCTATATTTTTTGTGCTCAGTCTGTAGTATCTAAGTAGCAATGCTCTCAAGAAGTTGTTATTGTAATGATCCCCACTAGTTCTAGCTCAATTGTGTGAGTAAATGGTTAGGAGTTTGTCATTTctaccttccttttctttttctttttttctttttttgtaaatgcTAAAGGTATTATTATCAATGTGATGCACAATAAATGTAATTAGTACTACTTCAataatactataaataaatgtattaataacttttttttatgaccAGTAGCACGTCATTTTTGTAAGAcgtttattgtaaaatttttagttaCCCAAGTtatacttattttttgtacttGATTAGCATTGTACAATATATTTGGTTACTTGAGATAATTTGTGGAAGAAGGCACATTGAATCGAACCTGGTTGAAGAGGAGAGTGAAGAAGATTCTAAGTTGTGTGATTTGTGGGAAGCTAGAGATGTACTTCGATGTAACTTGGACATTAAATTAACCATTGATAACAACATTTAAATCAGATTTTGATAATTTCAtgttcaattaaaataaaatataataagaaaaaagaagaggatgtTAAGATCTGTATCTTTATAGTTACAGctattaaaatttgtatttttgggatgaacaatAATAGTAGTAATACACTAATACTAGTAGCCTAGTAGGAatccaaaacttttttcttACGCACACTAAATGGTCAATTTCATTCTCCACCCACCatttttaagttatatatcctttttttctctcctcttctCAACACTAATGGAAATCAATCTGAAATTAACGAAACCAACAAGATCATCTTCCATCTACTTTAAAAGCTTTAGGTACtgttttaatatttcaatactCCCTCATATTAACTTatacgccaaaaaaaaaaaaacactcaaccCCAAATGGTATCTAAAGCTTCATCTTTTATTTGGATTCATTATCCATTCTATGACAATCAATGACAAGGATATCATTATTGAATCTGATTTACTACACTATAATGTAAAATCTCATAGCTAATTGGTGCAGTTAGGCCAGTGTACAAGACTTGGAGGTCTTGTTTTAAGGACTGGATTACTATCAAAGAAATTGGTTGGCCGGAGTTCAAACCCACCACTCAAGGTTGGCATCACTGGAAAATCTTCCTGGCAAGGCACATGATGAAATCCAATGGTGTGCCATAATACTATGTCcttgttttcaattttcctatTCCTGCattcatataacaaataaacaaacaaacaaagtgaACTAGAAAACATTAGTCACAATTACCATAATCAACAattattttcttgtaaatttcTAGCTAGCAAAGTTTAAAAGTATAACAGAGGATTTGTATTCATTATCTACTACCTGAGGCTCCAAACTGCTAAGGTATCATCTCCTTGACTTTGATCAACAAATAGTCCTCCTGCCCATTTTTCTGACTTGTTATACGGTGTAACCCACACATTATTATTAGTGAAGGCTCCTCGAATTTGTGGATAATCATTGAACGACAAGAGAGGGCGTGTCGCTGATCCTGGAATTAGACGGTAACCAACATTGTTCCCAACTTTGGTTTTCTTATTAGGATTCACAACTACTAGCTCAGCTGGTTTCAAGCCAAACTGAATTCGGGCATCAGATTCAGTTTTAGCAGTTTCACTCACTACTGTCCAATAACTTTTTCTTGGTGAGTTATGGTTAGTTACTTTGATTGTTTCCAAATTGTTTTTGACAAAGGAATTATCATCACCATCCACATCAAGGTCAAGATAGTACGTTAAGAAGTGGTCATGGTAGACACCAATAATGTTTTCTGCTAACAATGCGCCATACACATTCTCTTTTATTTGATCTGTGTGAGTATATGCCACACCCTTCACCTCTAGAATTCCTGTTAGTCCAATCTGTTAAGATAATTTGAGAAAGGCTCAAAGTAAGAGACAGAAATAAATAGGAAGACATACTATTAATTTATAGGAGCTTGCTATGTATACTGTCACCTCATTTAGTACAAAAATTTTAGGTTTGATGAAAAATTGACAATAAGTCTGAAgtcacaataattttcacaattgttaactTATTGTAGTTACAGATTGTGATTGatgtacaataaaaattatgtcaatGATAGTTCTAAGTGAAAGTGATATACTTATAATCAAAATCTGCTAGTTCAATAGTTGTAAAATTTGGTATGAGATTTATTGGTGTTTGAAGTgttgttggaaaaatatttCTTAAGTTGATAAGATACCCCCAATTTGATGGAGCCACTTGGCTTGAATTCCCAATCAATAATGTAATCATAGTTGCCCACAGTTGCGACCATCCTCACCACTAGGCTCACATCTGGCCTAACTTCCGTAATCTGCAATACCATAAAATTGTCAACTAAAACTACTACTTGTTCAAACAATACAACAACAATCACAATAATATTACTTACATTTTCCCCGGGAATTTCCGATTCTGTGTGACGCCACATTATATTTCCGGCATGATTTTCAAATATGCAGAAGGCATTAGATATCTTCACTGGTGTACCATCGCTCGAAGCATAGTATGCATCTAAAAATACTGCATTGGCAGGGCAATCAGCTAAGGGCTTAAGTGACACTGCAGATTGACCAAACCCAAATTCACCACTGTCAAAAAAGGTTTTGTAGTACCATTCCTCTGTTGGATCCATGTATGGCACAAACATCTCAGATATGAATCCTCTATACAAAACCTGGCGATATTTTTGCTTCTCAAGGTCATAAATTGATGCTAGAGAAATTATTGGACCAGCTCGTACGTCAAATCCTAGGTGGAATTTCCAGTTGGCCCAActaaatacaaagaaaaatattgatgCTTGTTAAAATTTTCAGGTTCAAGAACATGTAGTCCTAGCCCAACCCTTTAAATTAGGCCAGAATTGCAAtaagttttgtaaaaaattgtaaataaaatttgtaatatttctaaTTTCACTCTAAACCATAGATATAAAAGACTAAGAACAGTCATTTATGTAGCTATGTAGTAAATGAATGGCATGTTTCCAACTAGCCCAAATGAGGTCGGCTGTGACCAGGTCAACTTCACGAGGTTTGGGCAAACATCCTCAGCATGTGGAGCCAAATATTGTGCTTTTTCACATAGACGTGCTGCTCGATCGAGTCTAAACGTTTAATATTAAACCGAAAAGGACTGCTACAATTTTGTTCCATTGAATCTAAATCGTGTAATTCTTTTACAAGGCTACTTGTTTAGTACTAACACAATTTCAACGTACCATGAAACTTCAATGATACATTTCCGCCCGCACTATATATGTAACCTAGGATTAGGTGAGCtatctaaacaaaacaaaaaaaaaaaaaaaagcaaaaattctGAGACCTTGTACAAATGTCACAACTTGTTTCACATTCACGTGACAGATTGTAAATggtgaagaaaaaatagtaactCCATGTGAAAATAATAGGCAATGAATCACAATCTGACACGCATGCAAAATAATTGTGACATTTTATATCGTATTAGAATTACTCAAAAAATAGTTCTACTACCGCATAAAAAGTCCCAATTTTAATCACAATATATAATGATTATAATCCTCCATCTATCACTTTTGCGTAGGGATAGCTCACATTCTAGAGGTGGTATATACTATTTCCATCGCACATATACTTCCCCTCACATGAGAGTGAATCTCATGTGAGATCCACTCCCATGTGAGGGGAGGTATATACCACAGAAACAACATGTATTTTCTCCTCATTCTGCTACTCATAAAGTTGTGGcatttttatgtggttttaaaatttttgaagaaaaaaaaaacgcaaaagtATTAGGAGAGCTCCATAGTCCCGTCTTTTCAGCATTGATATAAGAGAAATGCTAGGGACACACACTTTTGCACAACTTTGtaccacaactcgccacatgacaagttgtgattggCTAGAGTATGTTAGTGGACCATGTGGAGACACACTTTAACCAATCACAACTTACCTAACACACTCTAACCAATCACAACTCGTTATATGGCGAGTTGTGGTCAAAGTTGTGCAAAATTGTGTATCCCTCGCATTTCTCTTGATATAAACGTTGGTCATTGtataataagagagagagagagagagagagagagagagatgcgtAAATCAATCAATAAGAGCAGTCATGTCAAACCTTGCCGAAGTGAATATTATACGAAACAGATACATATGGCATTAATTTGTTTTGTGATGACTATTTTAGATGTTATGCTCCATGCCTTTTGGAGCCTTGCTTTCGGCTTGAATATTCCATCCGCTTCTTTATTGGCCGATGTATCTTCTCTTATTTGTTTTGCCACTTAATTAGCtgtcattgaataaaaatcGTAATCCtaacttttttgtattttactttaCACTTCACTGAGGCTCTGcttgggagttcataagagaaggaaatggaatggaatagaatgatcataagggaatggaatagaatggaatgaaatgaaatgtatttaagtaagggaaaagaatggaaaagaatggaatgaaatggaattaagtaaccttgattggatgttttaaaataaaggaatggaaatgaataaaaatgaatggaatgtaagtaatcttattTGTGAGTAACATTGAAGGAATggaataaaatcattttatgataatattactattagacttct
It encodes:
- the LOC142626234 gene encoding amine oxidase [copper-containing] alpha 2, peroxisomal-like — translated: MASTLKLILFLLLSFHIFSLVSSHQHHPLDSLTPSEFILVRTIVNKTYPSSKLNITFQYIGLDEPDKPIILSWLKKPKSKPPPRRAFVIARLDKQSHEIIVDLSTRVIVSEKVYHGHGYPLLTLDEQSAAVELPQKYEPFIESIKKRGLNLSEVVCSTFSVGWLGELKSKRVLKLLCFYIDGTVNLYARPVEGITLVVDLDEMKIVEYNDRLIVPVPKAEGTEYRESKQKPPFGPRLNGAALVQPDGPGFKIDGHAVSWANWKFHLGFDVRAGPIISLASIYDLEKQKYRQVLYRGFISEMFVPYMDPTEEWYYKTFFDSGEFGFGQSAVSLKPLADCPANAVFLDAYYASSDGTPVKISNAFCIFENHAGNIMWRHTESEIPGENITEVRPDVSLVVRMVATVGNYDYIIDWEFKPSGSIKLGIGLTGILEVKGVAYTHTDQIKENVYGALLAENIIGVYHDHFLTYYLDLDVDGDDNSFVKNNLETIKVTNHNSPRKSYWTVVSETAKTESDARIQFGLKPAELVVVNPNKKTKVGNNVGYRLIPGSATRPLLSFNDYPQIRGAFTNNNVWVTPYNKSEKWAGGLFVDQSQGDDTLAVWSLRNRKIENKDIVLWHTIGFHHVPCQEDFPVMPTLSGGFELRPTNFFDSNPVLKTRPPSLVHWPNCTN